One Pomacea canaliculata isolate SZHN2017 linkage group LG9, ASM307304v1, whole genome shotgun sequence DNA segment encodes these proteins:
- the LOC112572019 gene encoding protein Wnt-2b-A-like isoform X1, with translation MDTMTSQGQAVVAEGGGFPGEAGGGRKGGHGMTRRGRSPTQQLKSNPCLLLLLLQLLCLVCVGHASASWWFISQLPLHASGAGVLCDNIPGLVVRQRRLCHLHPDVMVSLADGARLGVEECQYQFRSQRWNCTTLHRDASVFGKVMLKGSREAAFVYAISAAGVVHAITRACSKGQLQHCACDPGKRGKGQDKRGSFDWGGCSDNVGFGSRFSRMFIDAKERKTRDARALMNLHNNRAGRRAVKKFRKLECKCHGVSGSCTVRTCWLAMQEFRRVGNYLKTKHNGATQVMINQDGSGLIVANQNHKRPTRSDLVYFEKSPDYCVNDPSVGSLGTAGRLCNKTSLGTDGCDIMCCGRGYDTKTVRKVDKCECKFHWCCFVRCKECRRWVDVHTCKDTPPSDTPAVDASPDGTNNAMRVSSTHRNT, from the exons ATGGACACTATGACGTCACAAGGGCAAGCTGTTGTTGCCGAGGGCGGTGGTTTCCCAGGAGAAGCCGGCGGAGGAAGAAAGGGTGGCCACGGGATGACCCGTAGGGGCAGGAGTCCCACGCAACAGCTGAAATCCAACCCATGTCTCctgctcctgctgctgcagCTACTGTGCCTCGTGTGCGTGGGGCATGCCTCTGCCTCCTGGTG GTTTATCAGTCAACTACCGCTTCACGCCTCAGGGGCCGGGGTGCTGTGTGACAACATACCCGGACTAGTCGTGCGACAACGGCGACTGTGTCACCTCCACCCGGATGTCATGGTGTCCCTGGCGGATGGGGCACGGCTAGGGGTGGAAGAATGCCAGTATCAGTTCCGATCCCAGCGATGGAACTGCACGACACTTCACAGAGACGCCTCAGTCTTCGGCAAGGTGATGCTGAAGG GCAGTCGCGAGGCGGCGTTCGTGTACGCCATCTCGGCGGCGGGGGTGGTGCACGCCATCACACGCGCCTGCAGCAAGGGGCAGCTGCAGCACTGCGCATGCGACCCGGGAAAGCGGGGCAAGGGGCAGGACAAGCGCGGCTCCTTTGACTGGGGAGGATGCTCCGACAACGTGGGCTTCGGCAGCCGCTTCTCCCGCATGTTCATCGACGCCAAGGAGCGCAAGACGAGGGATGCTCGCGCCCTCATGAACCTCCACAACAACCGCGCAGGACGCAGG GCCGTTAAAAAGTTCCGGAAGCTGGAGTGCAAGTGTCACGGGGTCAGCGGCTCGTGCACCGTTCGCACATGCTGGCTGGCCATGCAGGAGTTTCGTCGGGTGGGGAACTACCTCAAGACCAAACACAACGGCGCCACCCAG GTAATGATAAACCAAGATGGTTCTGGCTTGATCGTGGCTAACCAAAACCATAAGAGACCCACTCGCTCAGATCTCGTTTACTTCGAAAAAAGTCCAGACTACTGTGTCAATGATCCAAGCGTAG GGTCTCTGGGTACTGCCGGTCGCTTGTGCAACAAGACGTCACTCGGCACAGACGGATGTGACATCATGTGCTGTGGGCGGGGCTACGACACCAAGACGGTGCGCAAGGTGGACAAGTGCGAGTGCAAGTTTCACTGGTGCTGCTTCGTCCGCTGCAAGGAGTGTCGCCGCTGGGTGGACGTGCACACATGCAAGGACACCCCACCCAGCGACACCCCCGCGGTGGACGCGAGTCCCGATGGAACGAACAACGCCATGAGAGTGAGCAGCACTCACCGCAACACCTAG
- the LOC112572019 gene encoding protein Wnt-2b-like isoform X2: MVSLADGARLGVEECQYQFRSQRWNCTTLHRDASVFGKVMLKGSREAAFVYAISAAGVVHAITRACSKGQLQHCACDPGKRGKGQDKRGSFDWGGCSDNVGFGSRFSRMFIDAKERKTRDARALMNLHNNRAGRRAVKKFRKLECKCHGVSGSCTVRTCWLAMQEFRRVGNYLKTKHNGATQVMINQDGSGLIVANQNHKRPTRSDLVYFEKSPDYCVNDPSVGSLGTAGRLCNKTSLGTDGCDIMCCGRGYDTKTVRKVDKCECKFHWCCFVRCKECRRWVDVHTCKDTPPSDTPAVDASPDGTNNAMRVSSTHRNT, from the exons ATGGTGTCCCTGGCGGATGGGGCACGGCTAGGGGTGGAAGAATGCCAGTATCAGTTCCGATCCCAGCGATGGAACTGCACGACACTTCACAGAGACGCCTCAGTCTTCGGCAAGGTGATGCTGAAGG GCAGTCGCGAGGCGGCGTTCGTGTACGCCATCTCGGCGGCGGGGGTGGTGCACGCCATCACACGCGCCTGCAGCAAGGGGCAGCTGCAGCACTGCGCATGCGACCCGGGAAAGCGGGGCAAGGGGCAGGACAAGCGCGGCTCCTTTGACTGGGGAGGATGCTCCGACAACGTGGGCTTCGGCAGCCGCTTCTCCCGCATGTTCATCGACGCCAAGGAGCGCAAGACGAGGGATGCTCGCGCCCTCATGAACCTCCACAACAACCGCGCAGGACGCAGG GCCGTTAAAAAGTTCCGGAAGCTGGAGTGCAAGTGTCACGGGGTCAGCGGCTCGTGCACCGTTCGCACATGCTGGCTGGCCATGCAGGAGTTTCGTCGGGTGGGGAACTACCTCAAGACCAAACACAACGGCGCCACCCAG GTAATGATAAACCAAGATGGTTCTGGCTTGATCGTGGCTAACCAAAACCATAAGAGACCCACTCGCTCAGATCTCGTTTACTTCGAAAAAAGTCCAGACTACTGTGTCAATGATCCAAGCGTAG GGTCTCTGGGTACTGCCGGTCGCTTGTGCAACAAGACGTCACTCGGCACAGACGGATGTGACATCATGTGCTGTGGGCGGGGCTACGACACCAAGACGGTGCGCAAGGTGGACAAGTGCGAGTGCAAGTTTCACTGGTGCTGCTTCGTCCGCTGCAAGGAGTGTCGCCGCTGGGTGGACGTGCACACATGCAAGGACACCCCACCCAGCGACACCCCCGCGGTGGACGCGAGTCCCGATGGAACGAACAACGCCATGAGAGTGAGCAGCACTCACCGCAACACCTAG